In the Numida meleagris isolate 19003 breed g44 Domestic line chromosome 5, NumMel1.0, whole genome shotgun sequence genome, one interval contains:
- the ASNSD1 gene encoding asparagine synthetase domain-containing protein 1, whose product MCGICCVVALSSQHSIHDYFNEDVHCRLRRRGPDSSQQLIKSVCEPSYECLFSGHVLHLRGLMTPQPLEDVNNNIFLWNGEIFNGVHVGDSENDTEVMFRHLALCSSEADILSLFSSLRGPWSFIYYQASQHSLWFGRDYFGRRSLLWQFSNVSDSAFCLTSVSVNVESCNQCQEVPASGIFRIDLRDCATTKSLSLTLFPWKYSCTEETEEEIFVDVLDQVSKYLPNHISLVVNESKLCLRAPVIPLNRTISEASAERASTDSSNTSPVVSIETLQGYLVEEHKKKLVHQFIDVLDEAVKRRVLLLFRDEDQRTKEVQGVSHRKAHVAVLFSGGIDSMVIAALADRHVPLEEPIDLLNVAFMTKEQTKQTGTTKNSINQEMQLDLHCGQENHKDLGAKIGDHLSCFDVPDRITGRAGLKELEALNPSRTWNFVEINVTLKELKEMRRQCITHLIYPLDTVLDDSIGCAIWFASRGEGYISKQGEMKPYKSPAKVVLTGIGADEQLAGYSRHRVCFRKYGPEGLNKELEMELGRISSRNLGRDDRIIGDHGKEARFPFIDEDVVSFLNSLPISEKADLTLPRGIGEKLILRLGAKELGLKASSILPKRAVQFGSRIAKLESNNEKAYHTCSRLKLF is encoded by the exons ATGTGTGGTATTTGTTGTGTTGTTGCCTTGTCTAGCCAGCATTCTATTCACGATTACTTTAATGAAGATGTGCACTGCCGTCTTAGAAGAAGAGGACCAGACAGTAGCCAGCAGTTGATAAAAAGTGTATGTGAGCCATCCTATGAGTGTCTTTTTTCTGGTCACGTGCTTCACCTAAGGGGACTGATGACTCCTCAGCCTCTGGAAGATGtcaataacaatatttttctttggaatggAGAAATTTTCAATGGAGTGCACGTAGGAGATTCAGAGAACGACACTGAAGTTATGTTTCGTCATCTTGCACTATGCAGTAGTGAAGCTGACATTTTATCACTCTTTTCATCACTTCGGGGTCCGTggtcttttatttattatcaaGCATCTCAACACAGCTTATGGTTTGGTAGAGATTATTTTGGTCGTCGTAGTTTGCTTTGGCAATTCAGTAATGTGAGCGATAGTGCTTTCTGTCTCACATCTGTAAGTGTGAATGTGGAATCCTGTAACCAGTGTCAAGAAGTCCCAGCATCTGGAATTTTCAGAATTGATCTCAGAGATTGCGCGACAACTAAATCATTGTCTTTAACtctgtttccatggaagtacAGTTgcacagaggaaacagaagaagaaatatttgttgatGTTCTGGATCAAGTTTCAAAATACTTACCCAATCACATCTCTCTTGTGGTGAATGAATCAAAACTATGTCTCAGAGCACCAGTAATCCCCTTAAATAGAACAATTTCTGAAGCCTCAGCTGAGCGTGCAAGCACTGATAGTAGCAACACTAGCCCCGTGGTTTCCATAGAAACTCTTCAGGGATATCTTGTAGAGGAGCACAAGAAAAAACTAGTCCATCAGTTTATTGATGTTTTAGATGAAGCGGTAAAGAGACGAGTTTTATTACTCTTTAGAGATGAAGATCAGAGAACAAAAGAAGTTCAAGGAGTTTCTCACAGGAAGGCTCATGTTGCAGTGCTCTTTTCTGGTGGCATTGATTCTATGGTTATTGCAGCCCTTGCTGATCGACATGTTCCTTTGGAGGAACCAATTGATCTTCTCAACGTAGCTTTCATgacaaaagaacaaacaaagcaaacaggtACCACTAAAAACAGTATCAACCAGGAAATGCAGCTTGATTTGCATTGTGGTCAAGAAAATCATAAAGATCTTGGTGCTAAAATTGGTGATCATTTATCTTGCTTTGATGTTCCTGACAGAATTACTGGTAGGGCAGGACTGAAAGAACTAGAAGCCCTTAACCCTTCAAGAACCTGGAACTTTGTGGAAATTAATGTTACACTAAAGGAATTGAAAGAAATGAGACGACAATGCATTACTCACTTAATTTATCCACTGGATACAGTCTTGGATGACAGCATTGGCTGTGCAATCTGGTTTGCGTCCAGAGGAGAGGGTTATATTAGTaaacaaggagaaatgaaacCATATAAAAGTCCTGCAAAG GTTGTGCTTACAGGAATTGGAGCAGATGAACAGCTTGCTGGGTATTCCCGACATCGTGTCTGCTTCAGAAAATATGGCCCAGAAGGTCTGAATAAAGAACTTGAAATGGAGTTAGGTCGCATTTCTTCTAGAAATCTTGGTAGAGATGACAGGATTATTGGTGATCATGGAAAAGAAGCCAG GTTTCCTTttattgatgaagatgttgttTCGTTCCTCAATTCACTGCCTATCTCAGAAAAAGCAGACTTGACTTTACCTCGAGGAATTGGTGAGAAACTGATTCTGCGCCTTGGAGCCAAGGAACTTGGCCTTAAAGCTTCAAGCATTTTGCCAAAAAGGGCTGTACAGTTTGGATCTCGGATTGCAAAACTGGAGAGCAACAATGAAAAAGCATACCACACATGCAGCAGACTAAAGTTATTTTAG
- the OSGEPL1 gene encoding LOW QUALITY PROTEIN: probable tRNA N6-adenosine threonylcarbamoyltransferase, mitochondrial (The sequence of the model RefSeq protein was modified relative to this genomic sequence to represent the inferred CDS: inserted 1 base in 1 codon) has protein sequence MITRAAPFQTSPKXQLPPMGGVAARFLQPARRGPAARLSSASARCARPPRLVLGIETSCDDTGAAVLDEAGTVLGEALQSQKEVHLKTGGIIPHVAQQLHRENIQQVVKEALSASGVSVNELAAIATTVKPGLALSLEVGLQYSLQLVHRYQKPFIPIHHMEAHALTIRLTEQVEFPFLVLLLSGGHCILAVAQGVSDFLLLGQSIDIAPGDMLDKVARRLSVIKHPECHSMPGGKAIEHLAQTGDRQQYPFRVPMQQYRNCDFSFSGLQSLVNKAIIQKEKEEGIQEGELLSCVKDIAAAVQHVVTAHIIQRTYRAMLFCIKNSILLPKTATLVVSGGVASNQYIRKGLQTLANANGFAFLSPPPRLCTDNGVMIAWNGIEKLHAGCGILYSTDGIRYEPKAPLGTDISKRVEEDSIKVPRLRKIQWSAR, from the exons ATGATAACCCGTGCAGCTCCTTTCCAGACATCACCAA ACCAGCTGCCGCCAATGGGGGGCGTGGCCGCGCGCTTCCTGCAGCCTGCGAGGCGCGGCCCGGCTGCGCGGCTGAGCAGCGCCTCCGCTCGCTGCGCGAGGCCCCCGAGACTCGTGCTGGGCATCGAAACAAGCTGCGATGACACGGGCGCGGCGGTGCTGGACGAGGCGGGCACGGTGCTGGGAGAGGCGCTGCAGAGCCAAAAGGAGGTCCACCTGAA AACAGGTGGAATAATTCCTCACGTAGCACAGCAGCTTCACAGAGAAAACATCCAGCAAGTAGTAAAGGAAGCCCTTAGTGCCAGTGGAGTTTCTGTAAATGAACTTGCTGCTATTGCAACTACAGTGAAACCAGGACTTGCGTTGAGCCTGGAGGTGGGACTGCAGTACAGCTTACAGCTGGTGCACAGGTACCAGAAGCCTTTCATACCCATTCATCACATGGAGGCTCATGCACTTACCATCAGACTGACAGAGCAAGTGGAATTTCCCTTCTTAGTTCTTTTACTCTCCGGAGGCCACTGTATCTTGGCAGTAGCACAAGGAGTTTcagatttccttctgcttgGACAGTCCATAGATATAGCACCAGGTGACATGCTGGATAAG GTAGCAAGAAGGCTCTCTGTAATAAAGCACCCAGAGTGCCACAGCATGCCTGGGGGGAAGGCAATAGAGCACCTGGCTCAAACTGGAGACCGGCAACAGTACCCATTCAGAGTTCCCATGCAACAATATCGTAActgtgatttttccttttctggacTTCAGAGCCTTGTCAATAAAGCcattattcagaaagaaaaagaggaag GTATTCAAGAAGGTGAACTCCTGTCTTGTGTTAAagacattgctgctgctgtacagCATGTAGTGACTGCTCACATTATCCAGAGGACATACCGAGCCATGCTTTTCTGCATAAAAAATAGCATATTATTACCAAAAACTGCAACTCTG GTTGTATCAGGAGGAGTTGCAAGTAATCAGTATATCAGAAAAGGTCTGCAGACTCTGGCAAATGcaaatggttttgcttttctgtctcctcCTCCAAGACTATGCACTGATAATGGTGTTATGATTGCATG GAACGGCATTGAAAAGTTGCATGCAGGATGTGGTATTTTATACAGTACTGATGGCATCCGCTATGAACCAAA AGCTCCCCTTGGAACTGATATTTCAAAAAGAGTTGAAGAAGATTCCATCAAAGTGCCAAGACTAAGGAAGATACAATGGTCAGCACGTTAA
- the ORMDL1 gene encoding ORM1-like protein 1: MNVGVAHSEVNPNTQVMNSRGMWLTYTLGVGLLHIILLSIPFFSIPVAWTLTNVIHNLGMYVFLHAVKGTPFETPDQGKARLLTHWEQLDYGVQFTSSRKFFTISPIILYFLASFYTKYDPTHFIFNTTSLLTVLIPKLPQLHGVRIFGINKY; the protein is encoded by the exons ATGAATGTTGGAGTTGCGCACAGCGAAGTGAATCCAAACACGCAAGTGATGAACAGCCGTGGAATGTGGCTGACATACACGCTTGGAGTTGGCCTGCTTCACATCATCCTGCTCAGCATTCCTTTCTTTAGCATCCCTGTTGCATGGACGTTAACAAATGTGATTCACAACCTG GGAATGTATGTCTTCTTGCATGCAGTAAAGGGAACTCCTTTTGAAACACCTGATCAGGGGAAAGCGAGGCTCCTGACGCACTGGGAACAACTGGATTATGGAGTACAATTTACATCTTCAAGAAAATTCTTCACAATCTCTCCTATAATTCT gtACTTCCTGGCAAGTTTCTACACAAAGTATGATCCGACACACTTTATCTTCAACACCACCTCTCTTCTGACAGTGCTTATCCCCAAGCTGCCACAGTTGCACGGTGTTCGAATCTTTGGCATCAATAAATACTAG
- the PMS1 gene encoding PMS1 protein homolog 1 isoform X4 — MKQLSAETVRLLSSSQVITSVVSVVKELTENSLDAGATAIDIKLENYGFDKIEVRDNGNGIKVADVPVMAIKHYTSKISSSEDLERLTTYGFRGEALGSICCISEVLITTKTADDDISTQYVLDSSGHITSQKPSHLGQGTTVTVLKLFKNLPVRKQFYSTNRKCKEELKKVQDLLIAYGIIKPELRVTFVHNKATEQSFEHTATEVTRWAVLLYLMSTAHSSFCWLLSCF; from the exons ATGaagcagctgtcagcagaaaCTGTTCGTCTCCTTTCAAGTTCTCAAGTGATTACATCAGTTGTCAGTGTGGTGAAGGAGCTGACAGAAAACTCCTTGGATGCCGGTGCCACAGCTATTGACATTAAACTG gaGAATTACGGGTTTGACAAAATAGAAGTAAGAGACAATGGCAATGGAATCAAGGTTGCTGATGTTCCTGTTATGGCAATTAAACACTACACCTCAAAAATAAGCTCTTCTGAGGATCTTGAAAGGTTGACAACATATGGTTTCCGTGGGGAAGCCCTGGGATCAATTTGTTGTATATCAGAG GTTTTGATCACAACAAAGACAGCTGATGATGATATCAGCACTCAGTATGTTTTGGATAGTAGTGGACATATAACTTCCCAAAAGCCTTCCCATCTTGGTCAAG GTACAACAGTAACAGTCCTGAAGTTATTTAAGAATCTTCCTGTGAGAAAGCAGTTTTACTcaacaaatagaaaatgtaaggaagaactgaaaaaagtccAGGACCTCCTGATAGCATATGGCATCATAAAGCCAGAACTGAGAGTAACCTTTGTACATAATAAG GCTACTGAACAGTCGTTTGAGCATACAGCTACAGAAGTGACACGTTGGGCGGTTCTCCTTTACCTGATGTCAACTGCACATAGCTCATTTTGTTGGCTGCTCTCCTGCTTTTGA